The DNA sequence aaTGATTGCTTAGAAAACTCCTTTCCTTTCATACAGAATAATGTATCACCAGATGCAAATATATTTgcagcaggaaataaaatgaCCTCTTGGGTTGATCTGCCATCTTTTCGGTTGTAGCCGTGTCTGCACTCTGCCTTTAAAACGAGGACTGAATAAAGTTTGCCGTGCTCGACCTCTGAGCGGGGGCATCTCAAGTTCAGCCCGTCAGCTAAGAGCAACACTTCACCTTCTTTATCAGAATTTACTTCTCTCTCTTACTTTTAACTTTGTTTGCTTTGAAAgtcaaagtaaaagaaagattCATCAGCAGAATACTTGTTAAGATTGCAAATTAAGTGTTAATGTGCAGattatatttacacatttggGTGTTGAAATGATTCATAACTATCTGAATCATTTGGGATAGGTCCAGTAGATCACCTCAGCCAATGGGGCGACTCTGACTGCTGAAGTCAAGTCTATGAAAACAGTTACgtgcttgtttttgtccctGAGAACATAATGGAGACAATTCATGTGGAGGCAGATATTTTGTAAAgtaatattatttaaaaataacttaatttccatttaaagtttcatgttatGCATAATTCATAGCGTGCAtgctttgagtgacagctagctgctagctaTCTGGCTGACGGTCAGCAACCAGTCTTCATCTGGCCGCCGTCAGCTTCGCCCCCACTTCACCTCTTTGCCCATTTTTGGagcaaactgttcctttaaatatgTTCACTGAAAGCACTCATTAATATATGCATTTTAATATCAGTTGTTAATTTGATTACACAGAAAGGGCAAACATACAATATGCAAGTGAGAGTATAATTTGTCATGGTATACGGTATATTTGACACGATATctccacaataaaaacaacacttttttttttgcatgatcAGAATGCAGGTAAACCAAGGACGCCCTCCTTTCTCTCACTGAAGATTTGGCTCCTATTACCAGCGCACATATATGCTCATATATATCGTATAACAACAGAATCAGCAGCAGTATGCACAGCTCCTGTAGCACCACTATATGACTGCCTAATTTGGTGAAATATTGCTTGTCAGGCCAAAGTGGATGTTAAGTGTGATCGATCCACCGAGCTCCACCGGTGACGCTCTCTCACATGAGTAAACGCAGCCAGTCTGTCACCAGCATGGTGAGATTTTGGTCGATTATTGCAGCTCTCTGGCTACAGGCAGCCCAGTGCATGGTGTCTAATGACTTTACCCACATTTCAAGATGTGGTATGCGGGAAGAAACATATTAGTCATGCAGGTGAGGTGCTGTGGGCCACTTtgctgagaggcagagaaaccGCTCGCGGCGACCGATCTGCTGTGAAGCACGGACGGAACACGCATGACTGAGGGCTGTGATTTAATGCACACGTATCCGCAATATAGTGTGTAACCTTCATCCGCACGTGAGGTGTTTTGTGGGCACAAATAAGGCAGTGGATTGCTCCTCCAGCGACTCCCCTGTCCATCCCTCAGTGGGTCATCTTCTTATCACCGGATGTTAATGAGGGTTGAACACAGATTTATGGCTCTGCCTATAAGTATTGATTTTACATGATGAATTTCCACACTGTAAAGGGCTTTATGTCAATGCAATTAACATGCCTATGCAAGGGAATGGGTTTAAGCATACAGGAGAGACCTTGAAGGTGTCATTTATAGAATATGGCCAGGAACTGAAGGTAGCTCAGAAAACGTAgggaggcagcatatcaccaaagtTACCAACAGCGGCTTATCTCTGCTAGCCatccttggctgtagctagctgccattagctaattagcaaatTAGATCAGGGGGTCACTGTGGCCGCCTCATGATCATCTGCCAGCTGACTGATACATCAGGGGCTAATGACAGTCACCACTGTTGTTTCTGCACACCCTGTGACAAGATTCTGGATTCTGTCTAAAATTACATCTTACAAATCGTCcctttaataataacaatagtgATTCAGTGgtcaagatttaaaaaaaaaaacacacacgtaaTATGCAAAACTAAATGTAAGCGGATGAATCAGAAATGTCAGTTTAAACCACACTAATCTATGTTTTCATCCCAACTTTGTCACAGTTGCGTGTGTGCTGTGACAGGATTTTTCAAACTGttaacatcagaaaaaaaaaatgcatattagAACCGGCCTCTAATTGCACTTCACCTTCAACCTCCTTACCCGCTTCCGTGTTGCCTAATAAACGACTTGCTGACTCGTTTTTCCCTCCTGCCAAGGTCAATTGTTACCACCTTCGTCAGGTGATTTATCAACAGCAGATTGGTCCGTGcacctctgtcttttttccagGCAATGAATGCTGTGAACCCTCTCCGACCAGAGAGGGTGAAACAATAAAGCTGTTAACCCAAACCGAACTGAGCGGAAGAATATTTTATAGGTTAATTATCCATGTGTTCAGCCTCACTAACTGTTACATCAGGAATGTCCTTCACTCCGCGGCAGACCTGCGGCGAACCCGTAATGCAGCGTATTCAcctaaaaaggaaaagaagcGTGCGTTTGTTTGCATGCTGACAATCCTCCCGTGTCAACAAAGAGATAATGAGTACTCCTCTATAGCTGGAAGGAACAGTGATGTTACCGACATGAGCCACGCAGCCCTTCTTCAGATACATAAACTCCTGTTTGCTCAACATCAACACTCTGCATGAAATATTCATTGGCTCCACTGTGGATCAACCTTGCTCTATATCATGGATTCAGAAGGACAGTGTCACATCTACAGTATGTACCCTCATGCACGTGTAAGGTGGAGGGGGCGGGGGTGTTGCCcgacaccactggatattttgaaGGAGAGCACGGGACAAATTCCAGCCGCCTTTATGGCGACCAAGAGTGGCGTTTTAAGCCAAGATGTGATCTTCCTCTAAACCTAACTGAGCATTTTATGCACCAAAACCCAAGACCATAAGCTCACCACTGTCAGAAGGTCAAATTGAAAagcaaaccaaagaaaaaaaaagttttttttcaaccCCTTTGAACTGTGTCATGAATTACACATGATGTCCGTCAATTTGAAATATAATTTAAGTCAAGAATGTTACACTGTGCTGTGaatatgatgatggtgaaattCCATCTAGTTTTGGGAACTACATCATCCCGGTGAATAATTGTCACCAACgtcgtttgtttgttggttggttgttgggTTTTCTGCAGAACACAAAAACTACCTCATGGatctccacaaaacttggatggaggacgggtctcagCCAGGAATAGACCCCACTAACTTTCGGTGCATATCCTGATAAAGGGAAGGAtccagtgttgttttatttttttcataccaTCTTTAACATTGAGAGATCGGTGTATTTAGGTagctggtatctgtgagtgagcACAAGGACTGGCTCTTTGTCACAGTCCAACAGAGGCTCTTTGTTTATGTCAAAGAAAATATACGGTGTGTGTATACTCTTTTGATTGTCAGCCTGCTGAGGTGATCTCATCTTTCATGCATGAAGAGCCATATGAAAATGCATATATGGAGAGCCAAAgggggtgcgtgtgtgtgtgtgtgtgtgtcttgacaTGATACGTGTGGCCCCAACAGAAAGTATGTGTTAAGTACACTAGAAGAGCATCACCCACTGTCAGCATCATGACTTATTGAACCACTCCATGtcgtttcctcctctgcagcacgTAGACGAGAGGGGGCAGGAGAGTTCAAGCACGAGCGAGACTGTCAGCCACAACAGAAACTCATCTGCCAGTGGAAAGAAACATCACGATGTACGATGTACAGGGCCGGGCGATACAGTTTTTATGCTAGATCGCGATGCAGAATTTCGACTCACCAAAAGCACTTCATAGATGCAAGGGCTgggcgacaaaatcaaataaatatcaCTATGTTTTAGAGCAAACACCCCCATATCgatgttgtgaaaatgttgtggGGATAgtgaataatcatcagtaatgtggatttaatgaGAAAGTGGAGCATCAGAACAAGTaaaacagtctggtaagttccaaaaatgacatcacttttttgTAATGTAGCCtttaaaatgaggaaaaagatGTGACTGATGCTAAATCATGATAAATTTAATCCAAGGTGCATTTGTCATATCGTGATCgcaagataaatacattttttattcttttatgcTCTCCCATGCACCTTAAAGGGTCACTCCACCCAATTTCACACATTGAAGCGTGCTTACAGGTTTgggggagtactactgcatatgatttaaaaaaaaaaaaaaaaaactactgtaaattattttgtggctccagaggaagctgcatgcaatctgatGTAATGCCTCAAGTGATGtcgttcttgtttttttattttgcaggttCTCTCTTCATATGTCACGTTTTGCTCGTCACTTCCCCTCCCTGTTAGTTTGTCCCTGtctatttaagcctgtgtttttctcttactCTACTTCAGTTAGTTTGTTCTGCTTCCAAACATCAGTccagtgtctcctgtgttctctgCACTTTTTTGGTGTGAACTTTATCTTTTTGTCTCGCGGTTTTGTCAGCCCGTGACAGCACCAGGTTTCTGAAACGTCCACTGGTCTTGCATGTCACTCCTATCACACTGTTGGACTCACTGactgttgaaaaacaaagtatCAAAGACATGAGATGAGATATCACCATTTTCATTCCACAcatgtctctttctcttcaaaACGTGGAGCCTGCatgacccacaatgcaacctaaccactgagtgacataacTGGAGGCAATTTAAAAGATTGGATGCAGCGTTGTCTGGAGCCTCAGAAggctttacactacttttttcccccacatatGAGGTGGTATTCCCACACACCTGAAAGCAAACTGTGATaaagtgtaaaactggtggagtccTCTGTCAGACTATGTGTGCTGCTTCCATTGTGGCAATAAACACAAcgaaaataaatacatttacctCTGATTCTGAAGACGTTTTGACCCCAATCttactttaaagctgcattaaaacTCGCACTCAAAATGCCAAATAAATACTTGAAAGCCTTTTATTGGACAGCATCTCTGGATGGGAACAGAACATCAGACCTGTATCTCACATTATGCTGAAATAAAACCCCAGcattatttcctccttttttttttctttttttttttaatgaactccACTCACTCGAATCAGTCTCTTTAGCCATGAGATGTCAAACCGTTTTACACATGATCATCACATACTGCAGATACAGGTTGAATGTAGCAGCAAACAGaccccacacacgcacacagtaaCACACGGCGGCGGTGTTTGTTCTGCAAAATTGAACTTATGGATCAGCTTTCAGCTCTGCTGGGTAAATATCAGCGACAGTTTCTTTGTTTGACGCTGATAtgaatcttttcttttctcggAGCCATGAGGGTGCCTTTCTAAATAAGAGAGATAACCATACAGGGCAGCAGCAAGCAGTCCATGACcgtaataaaatatatatataccacTGTTATCGCACCTCAGCACACATATCACACAGATATCTGcggttttttttaaaaataaaactactttTCGTACAGATATAAGCTGCTGCTTATCGCGTAATGGTTCAGTCGTCGCATGGGAACAACGCGCTACATTGCTTTATATTAGGCTACAGCACAACCCCATAAATCCATAAAGAATACTAAACAACCCGTCACTATTTTTTCCCgacagcaaaacaaatttgCCCGTCAGGAGGAGCTAAAATAACAACATTGGAGTGGTTTTGCGTTGTGCGTAAAGTTCTCCATCGTTTGTTTGGTGTGTGAAAACGAGCGTTTCATAAACGGGAAACTGTGCTGAGCAGCTTCACGCCAGGCTTTCGCTTGTTGGAGCTTTTAAATCTGTCTcgagtaaataaatacatatatttttttgtatttgtttgtttttcacatgcGCAACTTAAAATGGCCCAGGCTCCAtatcttttttcctctgacattcTTACCATCATATAAtctcatacattttttatttcatcttattttatttctcagaaCTGGTTatccaaaaataaatacataaataaatctcACTGGAGACCGATGAGACGCTCGTTCACGACCTGCAGCACCTGAAGCGCATGAGTTTGTGGAAAGCTTTCTTGAAGTCCTCGTTGGACATGGTGTATATGATCGGGTTGATGAGGGAGTTCAGATATCCCAGCCAGGTGAAGAAGTCAAACAACTCGGGGTTAAAGCACGTGTCGCATGTGGCCACCACCAGTGTGTAAATGAAAAACGGCAGCCAGCACACGATGTAAGCGCCGAGGATTATCCCCAGGGTCTTTGTCGctttcctctctctggctgCCGAAATGCGCTTTTTCTCCAAGAGCGCGTCCGACACCGTCACCTTCACTTGGTTCTCGCTTGTTGAGGAGCCGGTGTCGCTGGACTGAGCGTCGTGCCTCCCGCACTGCAGAGAGGACGTGGACGCCACGGATCCGGGGGAGTTGGTGACCAGGTGCGCGGAGGTGAGTCTCTTCCCCACCTTCTTCGGGGACTGCTTCAGGATCCGTTTCCGAGCCTCGACGTATATCCGTCCGTAGAGGACAATGAGCAGCATGGTGGGGATGTAGAAAGCCCCGAAGGTGGAGTAGATGGTGTAGAATATGTGATCCGTGTTGACGCTGCAGCTGGTCAGCTCCTCCGCCTTCACCTGCCTCCAGAAGAGGGGCGGCAGGGAGATGGAGATGGCGATGACCCAGGCTATGGCCACCATCCCGGCCGCGCGTCCCGGCGTGCGCTTTTTGGAGTACTCCACCGCGTCCGTGATGGCCCAGTACCTATCCAAAGCGATTACGCACAGGTGGAGGATGGACGCCGTGCAACACGTTATGTCCGAGGAGAGCCAGATGTCGCACACGATCTGCCCCAGCGTCCAGGTGTGGATGACCGTGTACAGGACGCAGATGGGCATCACCAGGATGGACACCAGCAGGTCGGTGATGGCCAGGGAGGCGATCAGAAAGTTCGCGGGAGTCTGCAGCTTCTTCGACTGAGAGATCGTTGCGATGACGAACGCGTTGGACAGAGTGGTGGCGAGCGTGATCGCGGAGAGGATCGCCGCCAGACTGACTTGATAGGCGAGACTCTCCGCACCCACATCCGCGGCGGGTGGATCAGTGATAAAACTGTCGTTAGTGGTGTTCACCGGCAGAGTTGGCTCGACCTGACCGGAGCCCTCCATAactttcagtcacttttttgTCATATTCTATATGTTCGTGCGCGTGGCCTTATCCGCGCCACACGGTCAGCAAAGTGGCACAGTCGGtctggaaatgaaaaaggaTTCCTCCCCTCCTCATTTCTTCTCTTACATCAGGTTTTAATGTGCAGATGCCGGCAAATATCCATTCCCCGCTGTTCAAACGTCCCCCTTTTGTAGccataaaagaagaaaaaaaaacttcttaaCTGTTGTGCAcatgggaggtgtgtgtgtgtgaaggatgAGCAGCGCGTCCTGGTGCCCCAACATCTGGGAGGCTGCCACAGATAATCCGCATGTAGGGCAGAAGTTCTCCAGAGCTGAGTCTCCTCGGGGCCCCCTGTGGTTGAATGGGAGAGCCAACCCAAAGTCTCAGCTTTATACAGCCTCTGACATCAAACAAGCACCACTGATCACAgccttgttctctctctctctctccctctctctctctctctctctctttccctctctctggaTGAAGAGTAGGCTATCTGCTGGGTCATAGTGCCCAGTGTTTCTCATTTATTACATCTCATGCACCTTAGAGAGTCTTATTTCAACTATGTGACATCATCTCGAATCTTCTGCTGTCACTATCTCTACCATACTTAAAATAAGCCAGTCTATTAACCTTTTATagcagagaaaggcagagatAATGTATTTTAGTAGGTTAAGTAGTTTAGTAGTTTactcaaaataaagtttttaaacAACTCACGTTAGTCGGGGATCCacacgtctgggtagagtgtatgtggtgtagttgagctgtgtgtagagaccctggtgacacTACGagtaaagtttcatgttgtgtcgagccttcttagtgttttaaaaatagcaattttgatgctagcgaaaaaaaatgtactgccactgaaaatgagtttgagtcaaaaaccaaaccaatccaaaaatcttaaaagtgcctctttcattgtaattatgcttttacacaaagaatTTACTCTTATACATCCACAAAgaaagcctaggttgcattttggcgagagtttcactttaactgacATGAAGTGTTGCATCTTAACTGAACTCACACACATAACCAGTTTGGTCCACAGTCCTCGCATCACTTTTTCAGAAGAGCAGATTGTCCACAGATGGAATAAAAAGCTCAATCACTGA is a window from the Acanthopagrus latus isolate v.2019 chromosome 16, fAcaLat1.1, whole genome shotgun sequence genome containing:
- the htr1b gene encoding 5-hydroxytryptamine receptor 1B, which codes for MEGSGQVEPTLPVNTTNDSFITDPPAADVGAESLAYQVSLAAILSAITLATTLSNAFVIATISQSKKLQTPANFLIASLAITDLLVSILVMPICVLYTVIHTWTLGQIVCDIWLSSDITCCTASILHLCVIALDRYWAITDAVEYSKKRTPGRAAGMVAIAWVIAISISLPPLFWRQVKAEELTSCSVNTDHIFYTIYSTFGAFYIPTMLLIVLYGRIYVEARKRILKQSPKKVGKRLTSAHLVTNSPGSVASTSSLQCGRHDAQSSDTGSSTSENQVKVTVSDALLEKKRISAARERKATKTLGIILGAYIVCWLPFFIYTLVVATCDTCFNPELFDFFTWLGYLNSLINPIIYTMSNEDFKKAFHKLMRFRCCRS